From one Anaerococcus prevotii DSM 20548 genomic stretch:
- a CDS encoding lytic transglycosylase domain-containing protein: protein MKVVKFIGKVLGFIVLAIGIFFAIVYGLIAYQTSRTQISYQDQIYEYSEKYNVDPLLTASIIKVESDFDNKAQSHQGAHGLMQLLEDTAKHSADVVGIDYYPEKLNDVDYNLDLGVGYFDYLYRYYNNRDLALAAYNGGVGNVDSWIKEGTLDKDNPDPLNIPFEETRQYVTKVNANYEVMKKFYKDGLPSEEEISNLRGLSFRNFEIFIKDFIRNIR from the coding sequence ATGAAAGTTGTTAAATTTATAGGGAAAGTTTTGGGCTTTATTGTCCTTGCTATAGGCATATTTTTCGCTATAGTCTACGGCCTAATAGCCTATCAAACATCCAGAACTCAAATATCCTACCAAGATCAAATTTATGAATATTCCGAAAAATATAATGTAGATCCACTCCTAACAGCGTCAATCATCAAGGTTGAATCTGACTTTGACAATAAGGCCCAAAGCCACCAAGGAGCTCACGGCCTAATGCAATTATTAGAAGATACGGCCAAGCACTCTGCAGATGTCGTAGGGATTGATTACTATCCAGAAAAGTTAAACGATGTCGACTACAACCTAGATTTGGGGGTGGGATATTTTGACTATCTTTATAGATATTATAACAACAGAGACCTAGCCCTTGCAGCCTACAATGGGGGAGTGGGCAATGTTGATAGCTGGATTAAGGAAGGTACTCTTGATAAGGACAATCCTGACCCTTTAAATATTCCTTTCGAAGAAACTAGGCAATATGTCACAAAAGTGAATGCTAATTATGAAGTTATGAAAAAGTTTTACAAGGATGGCCTTCCAAGCGAGGAAGAAATTTCTAACCTAAGGGGCCTAAGTTTTAGAAACTTTGAGATTTTTATTAAAGATTTCATTAGAAATATAAGATAA
- a CDS encoding rod shape-determining protein — translation MSFRMIASDFAIDLGTSNILVYEKGEGLIASEPCFLLLDENNTKVLAIGEEAKAMLGKTHEKIHIVRPIEGGVITDFNLTEALLNYFFKKVNGGFSFLQPRVVICVPSSITDIQARAVEDAALHAGSRDVILVDQTLAAAYGMELNPDEPRGIFMLNLGAGISEASVVSLNGIISTKSIAKAGDYIDEEITEFIRNKLGLEIGKNTAEEVKKNLISLKVSDKNNTMKVDGRDLETAMPKTVEIKSKDLVECAMPFANDICELIYEVLEKIPPEISSDVKKDGIFLTGGLTGLKGLSEYIADRTGLRVNISEDPLTDAIKGAGIILDNPDRFVKYRK, via the coding sequence ATGAGTTTTAGAATGATTGCTTCAGATTTTGCCATCGATCTTGGCACAAGCAATATTTTAGTATACGAGAAGGGCGAAGGGCTTATAGCAAGTGAGCCTTGTTTTTTGCTTTTAGATGAAAATAATACCAAGGTTTTGGCCATAGGAGAAGAGGCTAAGGCCATGTTAGGAAAGACCCACGAGAAAATCCACATAGTAAGACCTATAGAAGGTGGAGTAATTACAGACTTTAACTTGACTGAGGCCTTGCTCAATTATTTCTTCAAGAAGGTAAATGGAGGATTCTCTTTCCTTCAACCGAGAGTTGTTATTTGTGTACCTTCTTCCATCACGGATATTCAAGCAAGAGCCGTAGAAGATGCGGCCCTCCATGCAGGTAGTAGGGACGTTATCCTCGTAGATCAGACCCTTGCAGCAGCTTACGGAATGGAATTAAACCCTGATGAGCCAAGAGGGATATTTATGCTAAATCTAGGAGCTGGTATAAGTGAGGCTTCAGTAGTTTCCCTAAATGGCATCATTAGTACGAAGAGTATTGCCAAGGCAGGAGACTACATAGACGAAGAGATTACAGAATTTATAAGAAACAAGCTTGGTCTAGAAATTGGTAAAAACACAGCAGAAGAAGTCAAAAAGAATCTTATAAGCCTTAAAGTTTCAGATAAAAACAATACGATGAAGGTTGATGGAAGAGACCTTGAGACAGCTATGCCAAAGACTGTGGAAATTAAAAGTAAGGACTTGGTAGAATGTGCTATGCCTTTTGCCAATGATATCTGTGAATTGATTTATGAGGTTTTGGAAAAAATTCCACCAGAAATTAGCTCCGATGTCAAAAAAGACGGGATCTTCCTTACAGGTGGCCTTACAGGTCTTAAGGGACTTAGCGAATATATAGCAGACAGGACAGGTCTTAGGGTAAATATATCAGAAGATCCTCTTACAGATGCTATAAAGGGTGCAGGTATCATTTTAGATAATCCTGACAGATTTGTGAAATATCGTAAGTAG
- the rsxE gene encoding electron transport complex subunit RsxE produces MENQIDRPIENKKEKKAPKENLGKVFIEGIFANNPVFVQTVGMCSVLAISSSLINAIGMGVSVIFVVVMSNLVISLLRNFISDEIRIPAFIVIIAGFVTMVQMAIKAYLPALDESLGIFIPLIVVNCLILARAEGFASSHGPVASIVDGLGQGLGYTFAISLLAFFRELLGAGTLFGAQIIPEAYTIGFLQQPASSFIVLGMLVAAFNAISKKRK; encoded by the coding sequence ATGGAAAATCAAATTGATAGACCAATAGAGAATAAAAAAGAAAAGAAAGCTCCTAAAGAAAATTTAGGAAAAGTCTTTATCGAAGGAATATTTGCTAATAACCCAGTTTTCGTTCAAACAGTAGGTATGTGTTCAGTTCTTGCCATATCTTCTTCCTTGATCAATGCTATAGGAATGGGAGTATCAGTAATATTCGTAGTAGTAATGAGTAACTTGGTAATATCCTTACTAAGAAATTTCATTTCAGATGAAATAAGAATCCCTGCCTTTATCGTAATTATCGCAGGCTTCGTAACAATGGTACAAATGGCAATCAAAGCATACTTGCCAGCCCTAGATGAATCCTTGGGTATCTTTATTCCACTAATAGTAGTTAACTGCTTGATCCTTGCTCGTGCGGAAGGTTTTGCTTCAAGTCACGGACCAGTAGCATCAATCGTAGATGGACTTGGCCAAGGACTAGGATACACATTTGCAATTTCCCTTCTAGCTTTCTTTAGAGAGCTTCTAGGAGCAGGAACACTTTTCGGAGCTCAAATAATTCCAGAAGCATACACAATCGGATTCTTACAACAACCAGCATCATCATTTATAGTTCTTGGTATGTTAGTTGCAGCATTTAATGCTATTTCAAAGAAGAGAAAATAA
- the mreC gene encoding rod shape-determining protein MreC, protein MAYRRKKKDRKGFVATLVVLLLTITISSQTEKINETGSNIANTIFAPVEKVTYSISSTIKEQVERSLGSKETRAAVEKLEEENKALEIENAKLNTIISKKNFLEEEKNALDNSENSYMKAKVVNTDSNSMTKNFTIDKGKKDGIEKNDIILQAIGDSKYYTGLVGKVVEVYETTARVETINSMSNDVSFVNSKSGDYGVIDNFTQKTIQGYMLDVDSEVETKDVLLTSGLGGVYPEGIYIGTVSNVTMSEDALRKNITLNSPVDFSHLYRVLVLKKTDQYSVDEVIENRDYQGEIDE, encoded by the coding sequence ATGGCATACAGAAGAAAGAAAAAAGACAGGAAGGGCTTTGTAGCAACTCTTGTAGTTTTGCTATTAACTATAACAATCTCTTCCCAAACAGAAAAAATTAACGAGACAGGTTCAAATATAGCTAATACAATCTTTGCTCCAGTAGAAAAAGTGACTTATTCCATATCCTCTACCATAAAGGAGCAAGTTGAAAGAAGTCTAGGTTCTAAGGAGACAAGGGCTGCTGTAGAGAAATTAGAGGAAGAAAACAAGGCGCTCGAGATTGAAAACGCCAAGCTTAATACAATAATTAGCAAGAAAAACTTCCTAGAAGAAGAAAAAAACGCCCTCGATAATTCAGAAAATTCTTACATGAAGGCCAAAGTTGTAAATACAGACTCAAATTCTATGACCAAGAACTTCACTATAGATAAGGGCAAAAAGGATGGAATCGAGAAAAACGACATCATCCTCCAAGCTATAGGAGACAGCAAGTACTATACAGGTCTTGTCGGTAAGGTAGTAGAAGTCTACGAGACGACAGCAAGGGTTGAGACAATAAACTCCATGTCAAATGACGTTTCTTTTGTCAATTCCAAAAGCGGAGACTATGGAGTAATCGATAACTTCACTCAAAAGACTATCCAAGGCTACATGCTAGATGTAGATAGTGAAGTAGAGACTAAAGACGTCCTACTAACCAGTGGTCTTGGGGGAGTGTACCCAGAAGGAATCTATATAGGAACAGTATCAAATGTAACTATGAGCGAAGATGCTCTAAGGAAAAACATAACCCTCAACTCACCAGTTGATTTCTCTCACTTGTATAGGGTCTTGGTCCTAAAGAAGACCGACCAATACAGTGTAGATGAGGTTATAGAAAATAGGGACTACCAAGGAGAAATAGATGAATAA
- the rsxC gene encoding electron transport complex subunit RsxC, which translates to MNSITFKNGVHMEEYKELTENSELHIASIPKLVTIPLVQHIGAPSKCLVAKKDEVSVGQLIGAAVGNFSANIHSSVAGVVKDIIDLQTASGKNAKAVVIDTEGFDQDKEYIEKDNVDLNAEEIVAKIKEAGIVGMGGAAFPAHIKYLPAKPVDTVIVNGAECEPYITCDDYLMKNRPERILKALNQAMKAVGAKKGIIAIEDNKPKAFDTMVSALEKFAKENSSFDIEIKKLQTKYPQGDEKRIIDVCLNRQVPSGGLPMDVGAIVSNVSTMNAIYEAIYMDKPLYERIVTVTGKSVKNPTNMLVRCGTEFGYLIEEAGGADDIAKLVNGGPMCGIAQPDLTRPTEKASNCVLVLASDEAEPLEVSPCIRCGRCVDVCPVYLLPLYIHKFSLEERFEKAQELNIMDCIECGSCSFVCPSNRPLVEAIKFGKRQIRQAGK; encoded by the coding sequence ATGAATTCCATTACTTTTAAAAATGGAGTGCACATGGAGGAGTATAAGGAGCTTACTGAAAACAGTGAACTTCATATAGCAAGTATTCCTAAACTTGTAACAATTCCTCTTGTCCAACACATAGGTGCACCTAGCAAATGTCTTGTAGCAAAAAAAGACGAAGTTAGTGTAGGTCAGCTTATAGGAGCAGCTGTCGGAAATTTCTCTGCAAACATCCACTCATCAGTAGCAGGAGTGGTAAAGGACATTATCGATTTACAAACTGCCTCAGGCAAAAACGCCAAGGCAGTCGTAATTGATACCGAAGGTTTCGACCAAGATAAAGAATACATAGAAAAAGATAATGTCGACCTTAATGCAGAAGAAATAGTAGCAAAGATCAAGGAAGCTGGAATAGTAGGTATGGGTGGAGCAGCCTTTCCTGCTCACATAAAATATTTACCAGCCAAGCCAGTAGATACAGTAATAGTAAATGGGGCGGAGTGCGAACCATATATTACTTGCGATGATTATCTAATGAAAAATAGGCCAGAAAGAATACTTAAGGCCCTAAACCAAGCGATGAAGGCAGTAGGTGCTAAAAAGGGAATTATCGCCATAGAAGATAATAAGCCAAAGGCCTTTGATACAATGGTAAGCGCCTTAGAGAAATTCGCTAAGGAAAATTCGTCATTTGATATTGAAATTAAGAAACTTCAAACAAAATATCCTCAAGGTGACGAGAAAAGAATCATAGATGTTTGCCTAAACAGGCAAGTACCAAGCGGTGGACTTCCAATGGATGTTGGAGCTATAGTATCAAACGTTTCTACAATGAATGCAATATACGAAGCAATTTATATGGATAAGCCACTTTACGAAAGGATCGTAACAGTAACAGGTAAATCTGTCAAAAACCCAACAAATATGTTAGTTCGTTGCGGAACAGAATTCGGCTACCTTATAGAAGAAGCAGGTGGAGCAGATGATATTGCTAAGCTTGTAAATGGTGGTCCAATGTGTGGTATTGCTCAACCAGATCTAACTAGACCAACAGAAAAAGCAAGCAACTGCGTCCTAGTCCTAGCAAGTGATGAGGCCGAGCCTCTTGAAGTGAGCCCTTGCATCAGATGCGGTAGGTGTGTTGATGTTTGTCCAGTTTACTTACTTCCACTCTACATCCACAAGTTCTCCCTAGAAGAGAGATTCGAAAAAGCCCAAGAGCTTAATATCATGGATTGTATAGAGTGCGGATCTTGTTCATTCGTTTGTCCATCAAACAGACCTCTAGTAGAAGCTATCAAGTTTGGTAAGAGACAAATAAGACAAGCAGGTAAATAG
- a CDS encoding NusG domain II-containing protein — MKIKKGDIYVIGFLLIFSLAFAFAISKMTSREKGNVLVIEQDSKVIKEVPLDKDDEFRIEYGGHFNIVKIKDGKAYVSDADCNDQICVHMAPIHDVGETIICLPHRLFMEIYSTDDANNSREDKIDKVVR; from the coding sequence ATGAAAATAAAAAAAGGAGATATCTATGTTATAGGCTTTCTCTTGATATTTTCTTTGGCTTTTGCCTTTGCTATTTCCAAGATGACTTCAAGAGAGAAGGGAAATGTTTTGGTTATAGAGCAAGATTCCAAAGTTATCAAGGAAGTTCCTCTAGATAAGGACGATGAGTTCAGGATCGAATATGGGGGACATTTTAACATAGTTAAGATAAAAGACGGTAAGGCCTATGTGTCAGATGCTGATTGCAATGACCAGATCTGTGTTCACATGGCCCCAATTCATGATGTAGGAGAGACAATAATCTGCCTACCTCATAGGTTGTTTATGGAAATTTATTCTACTGATGATGCTAATAACAGTAGAGAAGATAAGATAGATAAGGTGGTTAGATGA
- the radC gene encoding RadC family protein — protein sequence MKEAKSFKDLEKYDKPREKLIREGFSSLTDYELLAIILSTGTKDKNVIELSKEILEVFSYEELLEIEVKELTDIKGIKQAKATRVVAGLQLGKRINERVLDKKIEKITSSKDVYDIMSPRLSNLKKEYFYAILLDSKNVIIAKEVISIGDLGSTVVNPREVFKPAIKKSAKSMILVHNHPSGNPKPSTEDFLITDRLAEAGDILDIKVLDHIVIGNSSYYSFKKEGNL from the coding sequence ATGAAAGAGGCAAAGAGCTTTAAAGACTTAGAAAAATACGATAAGCCAAGGGAAAAGCTCATCAGGGAAGGCTTTTCTTCCCTCACAGATTATGAGCTTTTGGCAATAATTTTATCTACAGGTACTAAGGATAAGAATGTAATAGAGTTATCAAAGGAGATACTTGAAGTCTTTTCCTATGAGGAACTTCTAGAAATTGAAGTTAAGGAACTTACTGATATTAAAGGAATCAAGCAGGCCAAGGCTACAAGAGTTGTTGCTGGCCTTCAGTTAGGTAAAAGGATTAACGAGAGGGTCCTAGATAAGAAAATAGAAAAGATTACATCTAGCAAGGACGTCTATGATATCATGAGTCCTAGGCTTTCTAATCTAAAGAAGGAATACTTCTATGCTATTTTATTAGATAGCAAAAATGTTATCATAGCCAAGGAAGTAATTTCTATAGGAGATCTCGGCTCTACTGTAGTAAACCCAAGGGAAGTCTTTAAGCCTGCTATCAAAAAGAGTGCTAAATCAATGATTTTAGTCCACAACCATCCTAGCGGAAATCCAAAGCCTTCGACTGAGGACTTTCTCATCACAGATAGGCTAGCAGAGGCTGGGGATATTTTGGATATCAAGGTCCTAGACCATATAGTTATAGGAAATAGTAGTTATTATAGTTTTAAAAAAGAAGGGAATTTGTAA
- the coaE gene encoding dephospho-CoA kinase (Dephospho-CoA kinase (CoaE) performs the final step in coenzyme A biosynthesis.) translates to MSPSRIVITGLIASGKSTVADILKEKGYDLISADEVNRDLIKKGGKNYIAIKNEPIFAPAFDGDFLDKKKLAEIIFNDKEKMERLNEISHANIISAIDEMVENSKEDKVFIEVPLFFKIKDRFPHDLVVLVTASREVQIKRLMARDKIDYDFALKKIESQDELEEMKKQSDIIIDNSGDIESLRRQIEKIIKRGDFNESC, encoded by the coding sequence ATGAGTCCAAGTAGGATTGTAATTACAGGTCTTATTGCATCAGGCAAGTCTACTGTAGCAGATATTTTAAAAGAAAAAGGCTACGATTTAATTAGTGCTGATGAGGTAAATAGAGACCTTATCAAAAAGGGGGGCAAGAATTATATAGCCATCAAAAACGAGCCTATCTTTGCCCCAGCCTTTGATGGTGATTTTCTTGATAAGAAGAAGCTTGCTGAGATCATCTTTAATGACAAGGAGAAGATGGAAAGACTTAATGAAATAAGCCATGCCAATATAATATCTGCTATAGATGAGATGGTAGAAAACAGCAAGGAAGATAAGGTCTTTATAGAAGTTCCCTTGTTTTTCAAAATCAAAGATAGATTTCCTCATGACTTGGTAGTCCTTGTTACAGCCTCTAGGGAGGTCCAAATCAAAAGACTTATGGCTCGTGATAAGATTGATTATGACTTTGCCCTAAAAAAGATTGAAAGCCAGGATGAGCTAGAAGAAATGAAAAAGCAAAGTGACATCATAATCGACAATAGCGGCGATATAGAAAGTTTAAGAAGGCAAATAGAAAAAATCATTAAGCGAGGTGACTTTAATGAAAGTTGTTAA
- a CDS encoding FMN-binding protein, with amino-acid sequence MNNSLKLGLKLFLITSVTAFALALTNNATSPIIEAKAQEKLQESLSVVLPADSYEEVELADKPESLEKIYKAKGAEGDGYVFQILSPGGYGGDIEFLIGCDKDHNITGFAPLNHAESAGFGKQMEEDFFKEGMVGVNMDGEVKASESGGENEIVGISGATISTGTILRGINDAASVLGELN; translated from the coding sequence ATGAATAATAGTTTAAAATTAGGCCTAAAATTATTCTTGATTACATCAGTCACCGCCTTTGCCCTAGCATTGACAAACAATGCTACAAGCCCAATCATAGAAGCTAAGGCCCAAGAGAAACTTCAAGAATCTTTATCAGTTGTCCTACCTGCTGACTCCTATGAGGAAGTAGAACTAGCTGATAAGCCAGAAAGCCTTGAGAAAATCTACAAGGCAAAAGGCGCTGAAGGAGACGGATATGTCTTCCAAATCCTATCACCAGGTGGATACGGTGGAGATATAGAATTTCTAATAGGATGTGACAAAGATCACAATATCACAGGATTTGCTCCATTAAACCACGCAGAATCAGCAGGATTCGGTAAACAAATGGAAGAAGACTTCTTCAAAGAAGGAATGGTAGGAGTAAACATGGACGGGGAAGTAAAAGCTTCTGAGTCTGGCGGAGAAAATGAGATCGTAGGCATCTCTGGTGCGACAATATCTACAGGAACAATCCTAAGAGGTATCAATGACGCAGCCAGTGTCCTAGGTGAACTTAATTAG
- a CDS encoding RnfABCDGE type electron transport complex subunit D, translated as MENTKQLLVTASPHVRSNRTVKKDMLDVIIALIPAGLASVYYFGYRALILILASVITCVLSEYIFNKATKRNQSIKDLSAVVTGILLAYNVPFTLPVWQMVIGAMFAIIVAKMFFGGIGQNIVNPALAARAFLMASWSETMTSFVPPQRVATLKTVKDVSMVSGATPLSDPASFSTMDLFLGNIPGCLGEVSALAILIGACYLIVRKVIHVRIPLTYILTATVLLGIFGPDGFAASLRNVLSGGLLLGAFFMATDYTTTPMTIKGQYVFAIGAGILTAIIRVWGGYPEGVSYSILLMNLVVPIIEAHTRPKTFGKVEAKKGKENE; from the coding sequence ATGGAAAATACAAAACAACTATTGGTAACAGCTTCTCCTCATGTTAGAAGCAATCGTACAGTTAAAAAGGATATGCTAGATGTAATTATAGCACTAATACCAGCAGGGCTAGCCTCAGTATATTACTTTGGCTACAGAGCCTTGATCTTAATCCTAGCATCTGTCATAACTTGCGTGTTATCAGAATATATATTTAACAAAGCAACAAAGAGAAATCAATCAATCAAAGATTTATCAGCAGTAGTAACAGGAATCCTACTTGCCTACAACGTTCCATTCACCCTACCAGTATGGCAAATGGTAATCGGAGCTATGTTTGCAATCATAGTAGCTAAGATGTTCTTTGGTGGAATCGGACAAAACATAGTAAACCCTGCCCTTGCAGCAAGAGCCTTCCTAATGGCTTCTTGGTCAGAAACTATGACAAGCTTTGTACCACCACAAAGAGTAGCAACCCTTAAGACTGTAAAAGACGTATCAATGGTATCAGGAGCAACTCCTCTATCAGATCCAGCAAGCTTCAGCACAATGGATCTATTCCTCGGAAATATCCCAGGATGTTTAGGAGAAGTATCTGCCCTTGCAATCTTAATCGGTGCATGCTATCTAATTGTAAGAAAGGTAATTCACGTTAGAATCCCACTAACATACATACTTACAGCGACAGTTTTATTAGGAATCTTTGGTCCTGATGGTTTTGCTGCTTCCCTAAGAAATGTCCTATCAGGTGGTTTGTTACTAGGTGCCTTCTTTATGGCAACTGACTATACAACAACTCCAATGACAATCAAAGGCCAATATGTCTTTGCTATAGGAGCAGGAATCCTTACAGCCATTATAAGAGTTTGGGGTGGATATCCAGAAGGTGTATCATACTCAATTCTACTTATGAACCTTGTAGTTCCTATAATCGAAGCTCACACAAGACCTAAGACTTTCGGTAAAGTTGAGGCAAAGAAAGGAAAAGAAAATGAATAA
- a CDS encoding Gx transporter family protein encodes MNKDIRKITTMALLVAMALAISLVEHFIPLPIPIPGAKLGLSNIILLVSLYFYGLRAALLIGVLKSFLLVLATGMVSSFFFSVAGAILASISMSLAMKYLDKSLSFIGVSEIGAFFHNFGQVLVSAIVMENIKMYYYFPLLVFIGTFSGFFVGLSSNYLIRHMEKIGFGRNERGKEL; translated from the coding sequence ATGAATAAAGATATAAGAAAAATTACGACTATGGCCCTACTTGTCGCCATGGCTCTAGCGATTTCTTTAGTTGAACATTTTATTCCCCTACCGATTCCAATTCCAGGTGCAAAACTTGGACTTTCAAATATAATATTACTAGTAAGCTTGTACTTTTATGGACTTAGGGCAGCTCTTTTGATTGGAGTACTTAAATCATTCCTTTTGGTTTTAGCAACAGGTATGGTTAGCTCCTTCTTTTTTTCAGTAGCTGGGGCGATTCTCGCAAGTATTTCTATGAGCCTAGCTATGAAATATCTCGACAAGAGCCTAAGCTTTATAGGAGTAAGTGAAATTGGTGCTTTCTTCCACAATTTTGGTCAAGTTTTAGTATCTGCCATAGTTATGGAAAACATCAAGATGTATTACTATTTTCCACTTCTAGTCTTTATTGGGACTTTTAGTGGATTCTTTGTAGGTCTCAGTTCAAATTATCTTATAAGGCATATGGAAAAGATTGGATTTGGTAGAAATGAAAGAGGCAAAGAGCTTTAA
- a CDS encoding electron transport complex protein RnfA has translation MGNLFSIIIATIFVSNYVLGQFLGICPALGVTSKVETARGMGMAVIFVITLASIITWIIQYYILDPLNIGFLQTVVFILVIASLVQSVETVMKKSMPALYGALGVFLPLITTNCVVLGVAIKAIDSSYTLVETIVYALAAAIGFTLAITILAYIRERIEYNSLPETFKGVPITLVTLGLMAIAFMGFAGLA, from the coding sequence ATGGGAAATCTATTTTCAATAATTATTGCAACTATTTTCGTAAGTAACTATGTACTCGGTCAATTCTTAGGTATATGTCCTGCCCTTGGTGTAACAAGCAAGGTAGAGACAGCAAGAGGTATGGGAATGGCAGTTATATTTGTTATAACCCTTGCTTCAATTATCACTTGGATAATCCAATATTACATACTAGATCCATTAAATATCGGATTCTTACAAACAGTTGTATTTATATTAGTAATCGCATCATTAGTACAATCAGTAGAAACAGTAATGAAAAAATCTATGCCAGCCCTATACGGTGCCTTGGGAGTATTCCTTCCACTAATCACAACAAACTGTGTAGTTCTTGGTGTAGCAATCAAGGCAATCGACTCATCATATACTCTAGTAGAAACAATAGTTTATGCCCTAGCAGCAGCTATTGGTTTTACCCTAGCTATCACAATCTTAGCTTATATTAGAGAAAGAATCGAATATAACTCATTACCAGAAACCTTTAAGGGTGTTCCAATAACCCTAGTGACACTAGGACTTATGGCAATCGCCTTTATGGGCTTTGCAGGATTAGCATAG
- a CDS encoding RnfABCDGE type electron transport complex subunit B, producing the protein MLETIIIPIAVLAILGFVFAVALGVVSEKFHVEKSVKEQEVRNALPGANCGACGFPGCDGLAAAIAKGEAPVDACAIGGKATTEAVAEAMGVEAAGGADRKVAVVKCDGTCEAAKDLFEYSGIEDCRAQIALFGGKKACNYGCVGCGSCEKVCPFDAIHVKDGVAVVDREKCVACGKCVATCPKNIITLIPFSQKQVVLCSSHDKGKDARNNCKNSCIGCTICAKTYPEAFKMDNFLSVEEIGNEFDPELLKQAADKCPNKCIEVFE; encoded by the coding sequence ATGTTAGAAACTATAATAATTCCAATAGCAGTTCTCGCTATCTTAGGTTTCGTCTTTGCTGTTGCCCTTGGTGTAGTAAGTGAGAAATTCCACGTAGAAAAATCTGTCAAAGAACAAGAAGTAAGAAACGCCCTACCAGGTGCCAACTGTGGTGCTTGTGGATTCCCAGGATGTGATGGACTTGCAGCAGCTATCGCTAAGGGAGAAGCTCCAGTAGATGCTTGTGCTATAGGTGGCAAGGCTACAACAGAAGCTGTAGCAGAAGCTATGGGAGTAGAAGCTGCTGGCGGAGCTGATAGAAAAGTTGCAGTTGTAAAATGTGACGGAACATGCGAAGCAGCCAAGGATCTTTTCGAATACTCTGGAATAGAAGATTGTAGAGCACAAATAGCACTTTTCGGTGGCAAGAAAGCTTGTAACTACGGTTGTGTAGGATGTGGTTCATGCGAAAAAGTATGTCCATTCGATGCAATCCATGTAAAAGATGGAGTTGCTGTAGTAGATAGAGAAAAATGTGTAGCTTGTGGTAAGTGTGTAGCTACTTGTCCTAAAAATATCATCACACTAATTCCATTTAGCCAAAAACAAGTTGTACTTTGCTCAAGTCATGACAAGGGCAAGGATGCAAGGAATAATTGTAAAAACTCTTGTATAGGATGTACGATCTGTGCTAAGACCTATCCAGAAGCCTTCAAGATGGATAATTTCCTTTCAGTAGAAGAGATCGGAAATGAATTCGATCCTGAGCTTCTAAAACAAGCAGCAGACAAATGTCCAAACAAATGTATAGAAGTTTTTGAATAG